Below is a window of Syntrophomonas wolfei subsp. wolfei str. Goettingen G311 DNA.
CTTTTGCGTGGGATCTTTGGTGTCTACCATAGAAACGCGTTGCTGTATAAAGGTGGTTGCCGCCGCTAAAACTGCCAGAATATACCAGGGGTCAGAACTGCCAATGTTAGGTATCCATAAAAATCGGGCATGTTCCTCTACCGCAAATTTAAAGTTGAACAATGATTGGTAAAATGCAATAAATATCGGCATCTGTATCAATAGGGGCAAGCACCCTCCCAGAGGATTAACCCCATGTTCTTTATACAGCTCCATTACTTTTAATTGCATGGTTTGCGGGTCATCTTTATATTTGTCCTGGATATATTTCATCCGTGGTTGAATTTCTTGCATAGCCCGCATGGATTTTAGCTGTTTATGCGTTATCGGAAAAAGAACGATTTTTATTACTATGGTCATAAAGATAATAGCCAGACCGTAATTTGCTACACCCAGGCTATCGGTAATACCATACATAAACTGAATTACACTGGCAAACCACTGAACAAAAGAATGCCACAAATTTCCTCCTGCCTATCAAATCCTCTAGTCTTTGATGACAGGTTCCACCTCCTTCTAGCGAAGCAAATGCCCGCGAGGTAACCTAATATCAAGGTACCGGATCATAGCCACCCGGATTGTATGGATGACATCTGGCCAGTCTTTTTACAGTTAACCAGCCTCCTTTGACTATTCCGTATTTCCTTAAGGCCTCAATGGAATAGTTGGAACAGGAAGGATAGAAACGACATGAAGCAGGCTTGAAAAAGGTTGCCTTTTGATATATTTTAATCAATTTTATTAGCATTTCTTGCAAAAAGTCCCGCCTTCTTCATAATGGCAATATAATCTTTTTCCATACCTTCAAAAGAACTTTTCCCAATACCAGCTCTAGCTACCAGGACAATATCATGCTTGTTCTTTACTTGTCCCTGATATTCACGCACTATGGCTCGCAACTGTCTTTTTATCCTATTCCTTATTACCGCCATACCGATTTTTTTGTTGGTAATGAAACCAAAACGATTATTGTCCAAGGCATTTTCTACATAATAAATTATTAAAAATCGCCCCGATAACCGCTTACCTTTTTCAAAAACATTACGATATTCTCTACTAGTTCTGATTCTTGCCTTTTTATCCAGCATAAAAACCTTCCCTGGGGAAAATAAAAGGCCGCTTTTACGACCTAGGCGGAAATACTTTTTCTTCCCTTTTTTCTCCTGTTG
It encodes the following:
- the rnpA gene encoding ribonuclease P protein component, producing MLDKKARIRTSREYRNVFEKGKRLSGRFLIIYYVENALDNNRFGFITNKKIGMAVIRNRIKRQLRAIVREYQGQVKNKHDIVLVARAGIGKSSFEGMEKDYIAIMKKAGLFARNANKID
- the yidD gene encoding membrane protein insertion efficiency factor YidD, with product MLIKLIKIYQKATFFKPASCRFYPSCSNYSIEALRKYGIVKGGWLTVKRLARCHPYNPGGYDPVP
- a CDS encoding YidC/Oxa1 family membrane protein insertase codes for the protein MWHSFVQWFASVIQFMYGITDSLGVANYGLAIIFMTIVIKIVLFPITHKQLKSMRAMQEIQPRMKYIQDKYKDDPQTMQLKVMELYKEHGVNPLGGCLPLLIQMPIFIAFYQSLFNFKFAVEEHARFLWIPNIGSSDPWYILAVLAAATTFIQQRVSMVDTKDPTQKSMLYVMPLFMAWIAATMPAGLPLYWVTFNILGILQQLYINWSSNKAKLATATATATATATGTGVQLEMEKETLEESSGQDTVAKEKVAGREKGGKKVNGSPNSRKKGKKR